The segment CGGCATCGGCCCCAAGGGGGCGGCGCGGCTGCTCGCCGAGCACGGCTCGCTCGACGCCGTGCTCGGGGCGGCCGCCACCCTGACGCCGCGGCTGCGCGCCGCCCTCGAGGGCGCCGGCGAGTACCTCGAGGCGATGCGCGCGGTGGTGCCGGTGCGCCGCGACCTGGCCTGCGAGGTCACCCCCGCCGGCACCCCCGATCCCGAGCGGCTGGGTGTGCTCGGCGAGCGCCACGCCATCGAGAGTCCGGTGACCCGGATGCTGGCGGCGCTGTCGCTCTAGACCGCCGTGGCCGGCTGATACCGCTGCCAGGCCCGGGCGAGGCCGGCGAGCCGCTCGGCGTGCTCCTCGGGGGCGAGGCCGGTGCCCATGGTGTTGACCGAGACGTGGGTGGCACCGAGCTGCTCCCAGTCGCGCACCCGGGCGAGGGTCTCCTCGGGGTCGTCGCGCAGGGTGACCCGCCCGGCGATGCCGAAGGCGTCGGGGTCGCGTCCCGCCTCGGCGACCAGGCCGCGGACCATGTCGATCTGCTCGGCGGCGGACGTCACGCCCACGTTGAGCATGAACCCGTCGGCGATCCGGGCGGCGCGGCGCACCGCCGCCTCCGCGGATCCGCCGATCCACACCGGGATCGAGCCGCGCGGCGGCCGCGGGTTGATGCCGGCGCCGGTGACGTGGTGGAAGCGGCCGTGGAAGGTGACCAGGTCCTGTGACCAGAGCAGGCGCAGCACCTCGATCTGCTCCTCGACCCGCTTCCCGCGGGTGCGGAAATCCTCGCCGAGCGCCTCGAACTCGACCGCGTTCCAGCCGATGCCGACGCCGAGGCGCAGCCGGCTGCCGCTGAGCAGGTCGATCTCGGCGGCCTGCTTCGCCACCAGCGCGGTCTGCCGCTGGGGGAGGACCAGCACCTCGGTGACCAGCTCGATCCGCTCGGTGATGGCGGCGAGGTGGCCGAGGAGGACGAACACCTCGTGGAAGGGGGTCTGATACGTGTAGGGGCCGCCGAGCGCGGCGGCGCGGTCGGGATCGGCGCCGAGCACGTGGTCGTAGACACTCACGAAGTCGTAGCCGGCGGTCTCGACGGCGGCGGCGTAGGCGCGGATCACGGTGGGATCGTTGCCGATCTCGGTCTGCGGGAAGACGACCCCGAGCTGCACGAGATCCAGTGGAGCACCCGTGTCACCGAGTCCGCAAGCGAGCCGAACGCCTCAGACCGCGCCGAGCTGACGCTCGGTGGGCTCGGCGCAGCAGAACCAGGCCTCGCTGAGCCGGGGCCGCCCGGTGTCGACCGCCGCCGGCGCCGCCGCGCTCCACCCCATGCCCGCCGCCGCCGCCGCCGCGGCGGCGAGGTCGCGCACCCCGGCGTGGATGTCCGCGGGGGCGATCCCGGCGTCGGCGGCGGCGCCCACCAGGGCGGCGACCTCGCGCTGCAGCAGGTCCATGGCGGGGTCCGGATGCCGCCAGAGATGGCTGAAACCCGCGGGGTCGTAGCCGTCGAGGTGGGGGCGCATCTCGGGATGGTCGAGGAGCAGCGAGCCGTCGGGGAGCAGCAGCCGGATGCTGAGGTGGACCGGGTCGACGTTCTCCACCAGGTCGCAGCCGGCGACGAAGTCGAGCAGCTCGAGGTAGTCGTGCAGCGTGCTCCAGGGGGTGAACGGGAGCAGCGACGGCCGCATCTCGATGCCGCGGGCCCGGAGCAGCGCCACCGCCCGGTAGGCGTCGCCGGCGGTGTGCCCCTTGTCGAGCACCTCGAGCACCCGGGCGCTCATCGACTCCACCGCCGACACCACGAAGAGCAGCCCCAGTGAGGCCAGCTCCGCCCAGACGCCGGGGTTCTCGAGGATGTGCTCGACCTTGGCGGTGACGTCGAAGGTGAGGTCGGGGAAGGCGGCGTGCACCGCCCGCGCGGTGGCCATCGCGTGGGGCACGGCGTTGAGGAAGTCGGGGTCGCCGAAGGTCAGGTGGCGTGCGCCCATGGCGTGGAGCTGGGCCACGTCGTCGAGCAGCGCGTCGCGGCCCACCACCCGGATGCGGCCGCCGTACACCACCGGCACCGGGCAGTGGCGGCAGCGGTGGACGCAGCCGCGGG is part of the Candidatus Dormiibacterota bacterium genome and harbors:
- a CDS encoding LLM class F420-dependent oxidoreductase codes for the protein MQLGVVFPQTEIGNDPTVIRAYAAAVETAGYDFVSVYDHVLGADPDRAAALGGPYTYQTPFHEVFVLLGHLAAITERIELVTEVLVLPQRQTALVAKQAAEIDLLSGSRLRLGVGIGWNAVEFEALGEDFRTRGKRVEEQIEVLRLLWSQDLVTFHGRFHHVTGAGINPRPPRGSIPVWIGGSAEAAVRRAARIADGFMLNVGVTSAAEQIDMVRGLVAEAGRDPDAFGIAGRVTLRDDPEETLARVRDWEQLGATHVSVNTMGTGLAPEEHAERLAGLARAWQRYQPATAV
- a CDS encoding radical SAM protein; this translates as ERLDEAAVDWAEMVGIAVPMHTAMRLATGVVERVRQRRGASVVLAVYGLYAPLCARVHGEGVVDHAVGGEYEEELVRIAGGEPSGRDVILDRLTFPTPARDLLPPLDRYARLLVGGEERLAAAVDATRGCVHRCRHCPVPVVYGGRIRVVGRDALLDDVAQLHAMGARHLTFGDPDFLNAVPHAMATARAVHAAFPDLTFDVTAKVEHILENPGVWAELASLGLLFVVSAVESMSARVLEVLDKGHTAGDAYRAVALLRARGIEMRPSLLPFTPWSTLHDYLELLDFVAGCDLVENVDPVHLSIRLLLPDGSLLLDHPEMRPHLDGYDPAGFSHLWRHPDPAMDLLQREVAALVGAAADAGIAPADIHAGVRDLAAAAAAAAGMGWSAAAPAAVDTGRPRLSEAWFCCAEPTERQLGAV